The DNA sequence GTGCAATTCGAATTCGGCGAATGGAGAAAATACCTTCGTTCCAAACGTTGGGATCGTATTTCCCATCAACGGTATTGGCATCAGCTCCCATCATTAAAAGGAATCCAGCGATAATTAAAGCCAAACCTATTAACATGAGTTTGTAATTTTCTTTACCGAAATAGAAAGGATTATTTTCTGAAACTTCTACCGATTTACCAATCGAGTCCGCAGAGAATTGTTTATTTTTTTTGCTCATTTTTAAGAATAATATAAATCATCAACATTGGATCTTAAGAATCTCCATGTTGCGAAAATGGTAGAGAAAACAGTGATGAAAACTCCCAGCAAGAAAATACCAACGACTAAGATAATTAATTGATTATTGTCCTGTGCGAATGGCGTTCCGATTTGGGTAATGAAATAATACCAGGCTCCAAAAAGCACAAGTAAACCAATAACAGCTCCAATTACTCCAAGAATAATTGCTTCTTTAATAAATGGTTTCAAGATGAAACGGCGTTTTGCACCAACCAACTGCATCGTTTTGATAATGAATCTTTTAGAGAATATCTTCAAACGTATTGAGTTGTTAATTAAGACAATTGCTAACACTAAAAACAGGACTGAAAATCCTAAGATCCATTTCAAAATATTGTTCAGGTTGTTGTACACTTCAACCATTAAAGTACTGTTGTTTTTCACATCAACAATTCCGGGCGTAGATTTAATCTGCTTAATCGCTTCATCGATTTTTGCCGGATCTACGAATTCGGGTTTCAAGGCAACTTCAATAGAAGATGGGAAAATGTTTTCGTCGAAAAGCGCACTGCTTTCAATACCCATACTTTTCTTTGCCTCTTCAGCAGCCATTTCTCTGGAAATGTAAGTTGCTTTTTTTACGGGAGCCAAAACTTGGATTCTCTTAAAGGTTTCTGCCTCTAATTTTGCAATTTTCACAGAGTCTTTTGCCTCGTAATTTTCATCAAAATAAGCATTCACTACCAATTGCTCCTTGATATAATCTGAATATTTTTGAGCATTAATAAGGATAAGTCCCATTAACCCTAATAAAAATAACACCAATGCAATACTTATCACTACGGTGATATTGCTGGAACGAAGTCGCCTTTTGTTAAAATCTTCAACTATCTTAGCCATTAAATAAAAAATTTCTGCTAAAATAGAAAAAAACTTCCGTAATTTGCGGACAAACGCGGAAAATCGCTGTTAAAAAAAACTTAAAAGAAATAAAGCGAACCTTCGAAAAATGGGTTTTTGAGCTTTATTTTTAATAAATAAAATTATATTTCTGGATGAGCGTAAGAGCCAAAAAACACCTCGGTCAACATTTTTTAATGGATGAAAATATTGCCAAAAATATTGTCGATGGATTGAGTTACGAAAATAAAAATCAGGTTTTGGAAATCGGACCAGGAATGGGAGTGCTTACCAAATATCTTTTGGAAAAAGATGCCGAGATTTTCGTAGCAGAAATTGATACCGAATCGATTGCGTATTTAAAAAGTCATTATCCGAAGTTAGAAGAAAAACACTTCATCGGTGATTTTCTAAAATTAAATCTTGCGGAAACTTTTGAAGGCCAAGTCTCTATTATTGGAAATTTCCCGTATAATATTTCGTCACAGATTTTATTTAAAATTATTGATTATTACGATCGAGTTCCAGAAATGGTGGGAATGTTTCAGAAAGAAGTTGCCGAAAGAACGGCGGCTGTTCCAAGAACGAAAGATTATGGAATTCTATCAGTTCTCGTTCAGGCGTTGTATGATGTCAAGTATTTGTTTACTGTTCATGAAAACGTCTTTAATCCACCTCCTAAAGTAAAGTCAGGCGTTATTCGATTGACGAGAAATCCGAAAGAAGGTTTAGCTGGAAATGAAGTTTTGTTCAAGCGAATTGTAAAAGCAGGATTTGGACAACGACGTAAGAAATTATCTAATTCATGGAAAGCATTGGATATTCCGGAAGCATTGAAAACGCATGAGTTTATGGATAAAAGAGCCGAGGAATTATCGGTAGAAGATTTTATTGCATTTACCAAACTTTGGAAAGAGCATTCTTAAAAAAATAAAAACCATTTCATATTTGAAATGGTTTTTTTGTATAATCTTTGAAAATTATTCAAAAGGGAAAAACTTAAACTTGTCAAGGTTCAGAACCTTGACAAGGTTTTTTGAGAAAAATCAAGATTTATAAACTTAGTTTTCCGGAGGAAGATTTTGCTTTTCTTCTTCACTTCTTAAATCCTCTAATCGTTTTTGAAGATTAGCAATTACTTCTCGCATTGCTTTGATATCATTTTTATTAGAAGAAACATTGCTTTTCAGCATCACATTTCTGGCGCGTTCGTTGTGATCTTCATCGTCTTCGTCTTCAGCGATATCTTCAATATCTTCCTGGATATCGTCGATGTCTTCGCTAATCTCTTCGATGTCTTCCTGAATATCTTCAATATCTTCCTGAATTTCGTTCACATCGTCTTTCAAATCTTCAATATGGACCTGACTTCTGTTCACTGACATCTGAATGAAAATGGCGAGATAAATTGCTTCTAAAGAAAGTACGGTTGTAAGAACTAAAAGCATTTTATCAAATGCTACGAATCCAAAAAGAGGAAGGGAAAATGCAGTGATGAAAAGAATTGAATGGACAATTAAAGACGGAATAGAACCAATCCACCACATAACACCATCGGTAATGCGAACAAGAAGCTCGATTTTTTCTTTGGTTTTTTCTTCTCTGTTTTTCATACTTTTTACGTCAAATTAATAAATAATCATATCATCTTTTCAACCACAAAAGACACAAAAGTTTTATGGTGTGCAAATTACCTAAAATTAAAAGTTCACAAAATAGAAAATCTACAGATTTTCAAAAACTTTGTTTTCTTTACTTACAAAGGCAATGACTTTTAGTGAATTTAACTTTTGTGACTTTGTGGTTTATAACTCCTAAATTTTTATGGTTTATAAGTCCTAAATCTCCTTAGCAATTCCTAAACCAAAAAGTGCAAAATCATACTTTGCGGGATCTTTATCATCAAATTTTCTTAAAATCAAATCCATTTCTTCTACGGTTTTCCAGTCGTTTTGTTTTCTTTGAATAAGATTGAGTTTGCGGGAAATATTTCCGGTGTGAACATCCAAAGGAACCGATAGATTTTTCTGATCGATATTTTTCCAGATACCAAAGTCGACTCCTTTTCGGTCTTGGCGAACCATCCAACGCAGAAACATGATTAAGCGTTTTGCCGAAGAGTTTTTATAAGTTGAACTTACGTGTTTTGTACTTCGGTGAATTTGGTTTTCTTTAAAAAATTCTGTTCTGAAACGGTCGAGACTGTGATAGAAATTGATTTCATCTTCTTTTACCAAAAAAAGATTTTCGAGCGAGTCATTTTCTTTGTACAGTCTGCTTAAGTTTCGGATGAAATAATTCAGATCTTCTTTATTAAAAGTTCGGTGAACTGAATTGTGGTTAAAGAAATCCATGTCGGTTTCTTTAAAATTCAAGACGAAATCATACGGAGAATTTCCCATCCAGGACAAAATTTTCTCTGCATCGTTGATGATTGATTTTCTTATTCCCCAGGAAATTGTTGCGGTTAGAAATCCAGCGATTTCAATATCTTGTTTTAAAGAAAAACGGTGCGGAATCTGAATTGGATCATTTTCGATAAAGTCGATGTGATTATACAAATCGGCTTTTTCATTAAGGAAATCTTTTAGAAATTTAGGATCTGGATATACGGTGGAATTATTCACTTCCTTACTATTTAATTTCAACTGGCACTAAAGCTTTCGGTAAATCCGTGTTTGGGAACACTTCGCGTGCTTCATCTAAGAAAACGTTTAAATCATGGTAACGGTTGGAGAAATGTCCGACAATTAATTTCTTTACGTTGGCTTTACGGGCGATTCTGGCGGCTTCTAAAGCGGTTGTATGTCCTGTATAATCTGCCATTTCTTTTAAATCGTGTAAAAAGGTGGCTTCGTGGTAGAGTAAATCTACTTCATTGATGATGGGTAAAATACTTTCTGAATAACGGGTATCACTACAAAAAGCATAAGAAACTGATCGGTTTGGATCCGTTGTCAATATTTCGTTTTTCAAAACGTAGCCATCGCTTAGAACGAAATCTTTTCCGTTTTTTATATTTTGATAATCGCAGGTTTCTATTTCGGGATATTTCGAAACTTCCTGCATGTTGAGATGTCTTTCTTTTGGTTTTTCACGGAACAGATAACCATTGCAATAAATACGGTGATCTAAAGGAATGGTGAATACTTCTAATTTATGGTCTTCGTAAATTTTCTCTGATTTTTTACTTTGTAATTCGTGGTAAACGACTTCGAAACCTTTGTGCGTTTCTGTCAATTTGAAAATCGTTTCCAATAATTCTTTAATTCCTTTCGGGCCGTAAACATGCAAAGGAGTTTCTCGTCCTAACAAACGGAAAGATGCAATTAATCCTGGCAAACCAAAACAATGATCACCATGAAGATGTGAAATGAAAATATGGTTGATTTTTGAAAATCGTGCTTTTGCTTTTCTCAACTGAACTTGTGTTCCCTCGCCACAATCGATGAGGAAACAGCGCTCATCCATTTCCAAAAACTGTGATGTGGGAGACGAATTTACGGTAGGAATTGCTGAATTGAAGCCGAGAATAGTTAGGTGTGCGCTCAAAATGGTGTTAGATGTTAGGTGCTAGGTGTTGGGTGATGGATGATTGATGATTGATGATTGATGATTGATGATTGTTGATGGATGATGGATGATTGCGTTTTTTAATTGAAACAAATTTAATGAATATTTTGAGGACTTTTAAAAGATAAAAACAATCTTGATTATAGCCCCGATTGAACGGTCTGTTTGAGCTCTTTTTTGCGAATCCCTATCCTTTCTTTTCAACGGAATTTTTCGATCGCAAAAAAAGCGAGTAGTGAAAGCGGGACGTATGTTGTGAGAAGCGAAAATCTTGATGCTCCTAAAAAGAAATCCCGAAAATAGATTCCGGGATTTAATATTTAATTATTTCGTATTTAATTTTTTGAATCTTATATAAGAAACGATTGCTAAAGTGAACATGAAAGCTATACCGAGGTATACCCAAATTGGTACAGGAACTGGATCTCCTGCTGCGTATGAATGCAGTCCGCTTAAGTAATAATTTACTCCGAAATAAGTCATCACAATAGTGCTGATTGCGAATAATGCAGCAACATGGAATGCCCATCTTCCTCTTAATCCTGGCACCAATCTCATGTGTAAAACGAAGGCGTAAACCATTACTGAAATGAAGGCCCAAGTTTCTTTTGGATCCCAGCTCCAGTATCTTCCCCAAGATTCATTGGCCCAAATTCCACCCATGAATGTTCCGACAGTTAAGGCGTATAAACCGATGGTTAGTGACATTTCTGAAACGATTGTTAATTCTTTAATCGTGGTATCATGGTGAATTTTATAGATTGCTTTATTAGAGAAAATATAAAAGAACAAGGTGATAATCGCAATCACCATCGAGAGTCCGAAGAATCCGTAACTCGACGTGATAATCGCCACGTGAATAATTAACCAATATGATTTCAATACCGGAACAAGTGGTGTAATCTGCGGATCAAGTGCTGAACCTCCGTGTGCAAAGCCCATCATGATTACTGCGACCATAAATCCGGCTGCAGGAATTAAAGCGTTTGAATTTCGGTACAATAATAATCCGGCGGTAATACCAACCCATGAGATAAAGATAATTGCTTCGTAACCGTTACTCCAAGGTGCGTGACCTGAAATATACCATCTTGCAACTAATCCTAAGAATTGGGCGAAATAGCCAATTAAGCCAACAAGGATTAAACCTTTGATAATTTTATTTAAAATCTTATTTGGTTTGAATAATTCAATGAACCCTAAAAGTAATAATAAGCCACCTATTACGCTGTAGAATATCATCAAATGAAAGTTGATATTTACTTTATTCATGAATACTTCAAGGTTTACTTTTGCTTCAGTTGGAACAACGTTTTTTCCCCAAGTTTTTTGGTATTGTTCTAATTTCAATAATTCAGCATCTGCTTTGCTCCAGTTTCCTGATTTCTGTGCAGCTAATACTTCTGAGAAATAAGGTCCCATCACTTCTTGTGAAGCGGTATCTGGTTCGAAATTTTGATCTAACCAAGAATGCCAGGTATTATTTGGATCATTTTTCACGGGCACAATTCTCATAAACTGTCCGCTGAAGAATTCATTAAATGCCTGAACGCGGTCATTTACTTTAATTACTTCTTTATCATAATTAGTTTGTGCAGCTGGTTTTTTTCTAAATGCTTCCTGGTAATCCTGTTCTAAAACATAGTGAAGCGCACCATTTTCGTCAGCAGG is a window from the Kaistella flava (ex Peng et al. 2021) genome containing:
- a CDS encoding TIGR02757 family protein is translated as MNNSTVYPDPKFLKDFLNEKADLYNHIDFIENDPIQIPHRFSLKQDIEIAGFLTATISWGIRKSIINDAEKILSWMGNSPYDFVLNFKETDMDFFNHNSVHRTFNKEDLNYFIRNLSRLYKENDSLENLFLVKEDEINFYHSLDRFRTEFFKENQIHRSTKHVSSTYKNSSAKRLIMFLRWMVRQDRKGVDFGIWKNIDQKNLSVPLDVHTGNISRKLNLIQRKQNDWKTVEEMDLILRKFDDKDPAKYDFALFGLGIAKEI
- a CDS encoding ribonuclease Z codes for the protein MSAHLTILGFNSAIPTVNSSPTSQFLEMDERCFLIDCGEGTQVQLRKAKARFSKINHIFISHLHGDHCFGLPGLIASFRLLGRETPLHVYGPKGIKELLETIFKLTETHKGFEVVYHELQSKKSEKIYEDHKLEVFTIPLDHRIYCNGYLFREKPKERHLNMQEVSKYPEIETCDYQNIKNGKDFVLSDGYVLKNEILTTDPNRSVSYAFCSDTRYSESILPIINEVDLLYHEATFLHDLKEMADYTGHTTALEAARIARKANVKKLIVGHFSNRYHDLNVFLDEAREVFPNTDLPKALVPVEIK
- a CDS encoding DUF1003 domain-containing protein: MKNREEKTKEKIELLVRITDGVMWWIGSIPSLIVHSILFITAFSLPLFGFVAFDKMLLVLTTVLSLEAIYLAIFIQMSVNRSQVHIEDLKDDVNEIQEDIEDIQEDIEEISEDIDDIQEDIEDIAEDEDDEDHNERARNVMLKSNVSSNKNDIKAMREVIANLQKRLEDLRSEEEKQNLPPEN
- a CDS encoding DUF3098 domain-containing protein, with the translated sequence MSKKNKQFSADSIGKSVEVSENNPFYFGKENYKLMLIGLALIIAGFLLMMGADANTVDGKYDPNVWNEGIFSIRRIRIAPMLVIAGFVVEVYAILKREKN
- the rsmA gene encoding 16S rRNA (adenine(1518)-N(6)/adenine(1519)-N(6))-dimethyltransferase RsmA; amino-acid sequence: MSVRAKKHLGQHFLMDENIAKNIVDGLSYENKNQVLEIGPGMGVLTKYLLEKDAEIFVAEIDTESIAYLKSHYPKLEEKHFIGDFLKLNLAETFEGQVSIIGNFPYNISSQILFKIIDYYDRVPEMVGMFQKEVAERTAAVPRTKDYGILSVLVQALYDVKYLFTVHENVFNPPPKVKSGVIRLTRNPKEGLAGNEVLFKRIVKAGFGQRRKKLSNSWKALDIPEALKTHEFMDKRAEELSVEDFIAFTKLWKEHS
- a CDS encoding cell division protein FtsX; translated protein: MAKIVEDFNKRRLRSSNITVVISIALVLFLLGLMGLILINAQKYSDYIKEQLVVNAYFDENYEAKDSVKIAKLEAETFKRIQVLAPVKKATYISREMAAEEAKKSMGIESSALFDENIFPSSIEVALKPEFVDPAKIDEAIKQIKSTPGIVDVKNNSTLMVEVYNNLNNILKWILGFSVLFLVLAIVLINNSIRLKIFSKRFIIKTMQLVGAKRRFILKPFIKEAIILGVIGAVIGLLVLFGAWYYFITQIGTPFAQDNNQLIILVVGIFLLGVFITVFSTIFATWRFLRSNVDDLYYS